The DNA window CAGACAGGTACTGTTTGTGCCCCGGTTGTGGTTTTCCTTTCTGACTGAATAGAATTTTGCTTTCACTAAATCTCTCACTTTGTACTACTACTCgcgtcaggttcccagtttctgggaactcttttgcagggtttctcctgcggggggcgtggtggagccatgcctcagccacaggtggtgccggggactggcgcacctgcagactatcgtaatcaagccacctatttattgACTGTTCTCAtggttggccagcgttggcgtgttttgtcgttttcggaaaaccccggctgtaccctcctggacttttgtgagactgtttccttcgtggataacttttgaacccgttatccgattattgttttttcttaatcCTTCATGGACTGCTTGTGTCGTAAGTTTACGttccctgttttgattaagcaccgagtcgtggtctccgcgcctctttttgagttctacaaactttaataaagcttctcggaacgatacgccactgtgtcctgcctgctttcgggtcctgatacaaccactcCTAACACCTCGTGCATTTCTGTTTCACTTGCGTTTAAATTGAACTTCcgcacctcctccccccccaccctgtacTATCAGAGAAGAAACGGATTCCTTaagaatgttttattatttcatctGAGTATGACGGATGAAAGCAACAGTGATATAAAGCAGCAGGTGCACATAAAAAATAAGCTTGTATCAGACGGCTGATGGAAGAGAACCTCGAGGAAAAAGGGGTGTCGCCTGTGTGGTAGGTTCCTGAGCTGGCTGCAAACATTTTCTGAGAGGAGCCAGGATGTTTTCATCTCCACGGAGGTAAACCAGAGGGTTGAGAGCACTGTTCAAACAAACAAGGCCACGACTGAGCTGATGGGCGATGTACACTCCGTTAGACCATTTTGGGCACACCTTCCAAATGAACAGAAGTCTTGACCAAAGGTTGAGGTTCTTGAGTATGTGATAGGGGAtgtaacaaacagaaaaaagaagaaccaggaggaacagcagcttCATGCATCTCTGTTTTAATACCTTGTCAGTGGTATTTTTCCGGCAGAGAACAACAAGCACGTGTCCGTAGCAGCCCAGTGTGATGAGGAGCGGGATGCAGAATCCCATGAACGTCCATCCAAGACTGTACTTTAAGTAACTCTCTACATACTCGTCATCGGTGGTATCAAAGCATTTCTCAGTGTTTCTCTTAAATGTTTTGGTGTAGAACATATCTGGAAGACACTGAATTCCAACTAACAGCCAAGTGGTGACAGAGATAATCACAGAGTGGGTGAAGGTGATGCGTCCCATCGCTCTCATCGGATGGACAATAGCCAGGTACCGGTACACACTTATGCACGTCAGGAACCCGATGCTGCCATACAGATTAAGATTGAAGCAGAATCTTGTTATCTTGCAGAATGTCTGTCCGAAAATCCATCGACGACTCATGAGGTAGTAGACCATCAGAAATGGAAGCGTGAGCAGGTAGAGAACGTCTGAAATTCCCAGGTTGAGCACAAATATGCTGATGTTGCCCAGTTTCTTCCAGTTCTTCAGCAGAGATCTTAGTCCCCATCCATTAGCCGCCAGACCGATGAAGAACACCAGGATGTAAACAGGAGGCAGGAATTTGCCCGTGA is part of the Takifugu flavidus isolate HTHZ2018 chromosome 8, ASM371156v2, whole genome shotgun sequence genome and encodes:
- the LOC130530336 gene encoding P2Y purinoceptor 1-like produces the protein MQPHLGEHVCIAELISVQKTMNNSSCPRVSFSFTGKFLPPVYILVFFIGLAANGWGLRSLLKNWKKLGNISIFVLNLGISDVLYLLTLPFLMVYYLMSRRWIFGQTFCKITRFCFNLNLYGSIGFLTCISVYRYLAIVHPMRAMGRITFTHSVIISVTTWLLVGIQCLPDMFYTKTFKRNTEKCFDTTDDEYVESYLKYSLGWTFMGFCIPLLITLGCYGHVLVVLCRKNTTDKVLKQRCMKLLFLLVLLFSVCYIPYHILKNLNLWSRLLFIWKVCPKWSNGVYIAHQLSRGLVCLNSALNPLVYLRGDENILAPLRKCLQPAQEPTTQATPLFPRGSLPSAV